In Thalassoglobus sp. JC818, the genomic stretch TTCGGAATCTATTCTCCGATCATCACGCTTGAAGCGTTTTCTCTGATTCCGCTGCTTTTGGGCATCGTTGTGTTGTGTGCAGGATTCAAGGCGCTCTACTGGGCGGCTCCTGCGATACTATTTCTCGTCTTCATGATTCCACTGCCGCGTATGGTTTCCAGCATGATGAGCGGCCAACTCCAGAGTCTGGCAACGATCTGTGCGACTTACGCGCTTCAGACCTTCGGGGTCCCGGCAGTTTCCAACGGAAATATCATTACACTGTCAGATCAAGTGGTGGGTGTTGCCGAAGCTTGTAGTGGGATCCGAATGCTTTATTCGTTCTTTGCACTCTCTGTCGGACTGTGCCTGGTCATTGATCGACCGATTTGGGAACGAATTGTGCTCTGTCTCAGTGCAGGCGTCATCGCCGTCCTGGCAAATCTGTTCCGAATCGTGGTGACAGCACTTGCCTACGAGTACGGTGATCCGGAGTTTGCCGAGAAATTGTTCCACGACTTCGCCGGCTGGATGATGATGCCGCTGGCAATGATCCTTTTGTGGCTGGAACTTCAGTTCCTCTCAAGAGTGTTCATCGAGGATTCACCTCGGACTGCTTAAGACTGACAACTGACGTACTGATGTGCCGTGATCGAGCGGTATTCGTGTGACCTAGTTTTGGATTTTGGACTGACGATATGTCGACGGATGTCGGAAAACCTCTCGCTGCGAATGGGCGTTCTAGTCGTGGCCTGAACAACCCACAAGCGCCGTACCTCGTTCAGAACACGGTCTCCTCGGCCCCAGCTGAAGAGGGAAGTGGAATTCAACTCAGTGCAATCTGGCACGCATTCCGTCGCCGTTGGGCGTTGGGCCTGCTGCTGGGAATCTTGCTGACGCCTTTAGCGATTATTCCGTGGCTTCTCATGAAGCCTCAGAGTACGGCAGTTGTTCAACTTCATATCCATCAAGACGATCCGATGTTGATCTTCAACACAGCGGACCAGGTGCAGACAAGTGCGATTACCTACAAGCTGTTTCTGCAAACGCAGGCTCAGTTGATTCGGAGCGACCTCAACATCGATCAAGTTCTCGGCCATTATGAGAAAGTTGCTCAACTTCCCCAGATTCAGTCCGAACCCGATCCGATTGAATGGATTCGCGAAAATCTCAACGTGATGCAGCTTCCTGACACGGAACTCTTGAACGTCTCGTTCCGTGATCCTGATCCAGCAGCTGCAATGCTGATCGTCAATTCGGTCGTTGAAAACTACTACGAAAAATACGTGACGGCGGACGAGAAGAAAGACGAGAAGCGACTCGAGGATTTACAGAGTCTGTACTTGGAAAAGACGAAAGAGTTGAAAGCCGCTCGAGATGAGCTCGTCCGAATGGCCCAGACGGCTGGATCAGGAAGCTCCGAGTCGTTGACTCTGACTCAACAGTCAACTTTGAGTGAGCGTGAAACTCTCGAAAAGCAACGACACGAGCTTCGATTCAAAAGAATGGAACTCGAAGCACAGTTGTTCGCATTGCTCGAGACACAAAAGCACCGCCAATCAACCGGAGAAGCTGTCCCGGGTGAAGACGGACAACCGGTCGTCACTCAAGAACCTGTTGATCCATCTCTCAGGGCTCCTCTGCCTCCGCTTCCAGTCGGCCAGTCATCCAATCAATGGGTACTGACTGAGGAAATTCTTGAAGAGGAGTATGCGTTTGATCCGGAAATCCGCCGGTTGAACGAGCAGAAAGAAGAACTTGAAGAGAAGTTCCAGGCGCTAGCAAAACGCTTGCAAGGCAGCGGGCTCGAAAAGAGTCGACAACAATACGAGAGCGATCTCGCGAAGATTGATGACGATCTGAACTTTCGAAAGTCGCTCATAAAACGCAGCTTCAAAAAAGAATACGAACGCGAAAATCGCCGTCTGCAAGAACAATTCGAACAAGACCAATTGGCTTACGAGTTGGACTGGCGTCGCATTGAAGCAGAACGTTTGCGAGCCCTGAAAGCACAGGGAACTGGAACATTGGTTGTCGGTGATTCGGGTCAGAATCAGGATCAATTGCTGGCACAGTTTAACGAAATCGATCTTCAATCTCGTATTTCGAAAATAGTGGAACAAGAAGGTTTGCTTCTGGAGGAGATTAAAGCACTCACGGCGAGATTCAAAAATTTGGGCGAAAGTTCAACTGACGTCGAAATGTTGAGAGGTGACATCGCATCTCTTGAACAGGTTGTTTCAAACCTGGCAGGAGAATTGGAACGAACTCGCGTCGAGTCAAAGAGTCAATCGAAACGAATTGAAGTCATGGCCCTTGCCGACCGTGCTCAAAAAGACGATCCGAAGAAGCAACTTGCTCTCACGATTGGCGTGGGCCTAGCAGGTCTCTTTGCTCCGCTCATTCTCTTGATGTGGAGAGACATAACAAAACAGCACGTTGATGACCTGAAGACCATGCGGCTCGCCATTGGCCTCGAGCACATGGGAGGAATCCCGCGATTGCCGATGAAACAGCTCGGCGGCAAAAACGGCAAAGACGACAAAAAGGACATGAAGCTCCAGCGAGCCTTATCGGAGTCCGTGCGTGGAATTGTTGCGCAATTGATCCGGAGAAAAGCTTCCGAGAATCAGAACTGCATCATGGTCTCCAGTGCCACGGCGGGTGAGGGCAAGACAACCGCTTCAGTGGAAATCTCCCGAATGCTCGCGCGATCCGGACAAAAGACAGTCCTGATTGATTTCGACCTCCGTCGTCCACGAGTTCACGAGATCTTCGAAGTCGATGGCGCATCTGGAGTCTATGATATCCTGACAGGCAAGGAGACGCTCGAAGGTGCTTCTAAGTATATCGAAGAAGACAAGCTCACCATCATTCCGGCAGGGAATGTTGACTCCGAAGTTTACTTGGAATCGTATTCCGGAATGCTTGCAGAATTCTTCGCAACGCTGCAAGAACAATATGATTTCGTGATTGTTGACTGTTGCCCGGTGTTGCCAGTGGTGGATGCTCGAATCGTTTCAGAGTATGTTGATGGAGTGATCCTCGCTTTGACTCGGGATGTGAGTGTCGTTCCCGATGCAATTTCAGCGAGAGACATCCTTCGATCTCATGGAGCCACTGTGATTGGTACAATTGTTTCTGGGCATCCGGTAAGGGGACGTTATGACCTCTACAACTAAAGAAAAAACGGCCCCCACCGAGTCGACTGAGGAGCCATCTCAAGAGCAAGCAGCACAAGCCCCCAAATCACGCTTCATCCTTGTGGGGGCGTTGTTGCTCATTTGTTTCGTGTGTGTGCAACTCGTCAGTCGAGGATACGAACATTCAATCCGACCCATTGCGCAACCGGTCTCCGAACTTCCGACTGTACTCGGGAAGTGGACGGGCGTGGATCAGGATGAACTCGACGAGCGGACTGCCGGGGTCTTGGGGGCAGACCAAACACTTGGAAGAACCTATTCCTCGACGGATGGGGAGCAGGCCAGTGTGCATCTGGCTGTCTGGTCATCAATCGATGACGTTGTCGATCCTGCTCCGCACCATCCGGAAACCTGCTATACGGGGGCTGGATATAAAGTTGAAGATCGCTTCATCGAAGATCTGGAAACTCCGCACGGAGCTGTGCGTGTCGAGTACCTTCTCCTCGACTTGAATGGAGCGAAGGTTGTGACCGCACATTGGTTTCAAATCGGCAAAGATGTCATCGTCAATAAGAACGAAGGCCGCAAAGTGCACCAGTCACTGTGGGGATCGAGTGAATGGCCTGCGACGGTCAAAGTGTTGATGCAGATCTCGAAGTCGAGTCTCCAGGACGGAAAACTCGTTCTTGATGATCTCATCAAAGAGGTTTTTGGCTGGACCTCTCGACTTGATCAGCCAACACAAGACACCAGTGCTTTAACATCTGCTGAGTCATGATCGGCTGGGCTGAAGTTCGGTCATAGCTTGAACTCTATTAATATATATGGTGCAGGAAAATGAAAAGGGTCAATACTCGATTCCTCTTGCTGAGCTTTGCGACGCTCCTGATTTGTGGGATCGCGATTGTCTCCGTACATGCCTTTCAGATCGATCGTCAGGCGGATGGCTACCTTAGAGAAGCCAGAAAGCTGACTGAGCAGGTCGACATTCCAGATTTAGAGGCTGCTCAAGAGTTGTCCGACGAGGAGAAACTGCAACTCGTCGAAACGCTTGGGGAATCGCTCAGCTACTATCAACGGTACCTCGGAATCAATGGTTCTGATCCTAAAGCAATCGAAGAGTGTTCTCTGATTCTGGAAGGGCTGGGGAATCTCGGGTTGGGATTCACTTTCTATAACCGTGCCTATCTCAATATGGGAAAAGTGCTGCGTCTTGACACATCACGCGACGAGATCCGTCGCAAGAGAACGAAGCTTGCACTTCAACTCGGACAAAGTATTTCGGGGAGAGGCGACATCCGCCTCACAGAACAAGCTGTCGGATACTTTCGAACAGCCCGCCAACACGCGACTGAGCTCAAGGACGATTTTCCGGACGAAAGTGAAATTCTGGTCGAGTTGGCTCAGGCACAAATCGGTCTCGATGAACAGGAAGATGCAATATTGCTCCTCCAGGAGGCAATCTCTAAAGACGATGCGACTCCAAAGGCTTACCGGCTGCTCTCCGGTGTGTTGTACGAACAAAATCAAGTCATCGAGGCGCTTCAGAGTTTGGAAGATAGCGTTGAGCGGTTTGCGGACGGAGAATCTGCCGATAATCTGACGGAAAGCTGGCTGAATCGCGGGTTGTTCCGCGCCATTCTGGCATTTCAGAATGTGGATCGATTCAATGATGGAACGTTGAGGAGTGTGATCGCTCAACAGAAATGGTACCTCGAAGACGGTCAGACTGCTGACCCCGAAGCCGATCCTTCATCAGCTGCTGAGATCTCCAAGCGACTTGGAACTCTCGCATTGGAAGATGCGGAACGAGCACGAGAAGCATCGACAGACAATCTAGAGCGATTCTTAAGAGCAGTCAGTATCGAGTACAACTGCTTCGTCGCAATGCGGACTTCAGAGTCCGAACAATTCAACCCAGAGGACATGAACGATGTCATTGCCAGTCTGGAAGAGCGGATTGAAGAACACCCAGACTCGTTTCAGCTGACAGCCCTCCGGGCAGACTTGGCGAACTTGAGCAATGACCAGCCAGGGTTCATCAACTGGATGCGAGAGACGGTCAATCGAATTCCGAACGAGACCTTTCAGAAGGAATACTACCGTTACCTTCTGGCTGAGCAGGAAATCAAGAATTTTGGCAGCAACAATGCGGCAACAGCGACGGAAGAAGCGAAAGCTGAGGTCGCGAAACGAGTCGACGAGCAAATCGCTGCAATCGAAGAATTTCAGAACTCACCAAGTTTTGAGGAGCAGCGTTATCGCAGTGCAAGTGTCCCTCAAGAGTTCTCAAAATACGGTTTCTCTGGGTTGATCGCAGTCTTGCAAGCCCGAAAAGACTTGTGGCTCGATCAGGATTACCAGTCTGCAGCCCAACAATTTGAACCGCTCCTCTTCTTGCATGAAGCATTTCCCAGTCTGACCACGGCCGACGTAATCGGGGAACTGATTTACTGCTACGAGCGACTCGGCAATTGGAAGAAAGCACAGTCGACAATTGAAACGGCTCTGCTTCGGAATCCGGGAAATCTCAACCTCCGACAGCAGTACGTAAGCATCTTGCAGCGAGGAGGCAAGACGCAGCAGGCCAAGAACGAAACACGGCGAATCATCCTGCAGCAGCCAAATTCGTTCATGGCGAATCGAGTCTATCTGGCTCAACTCATCAACGACAATTTACAGCTGCCACCAGCACGCAGAAACTGGAACGAAGCTGCTCGTATTGTCTCGATGTTGGAGAGAAATTATCCCGACAATCTTGATGTCGTCATGCTCAAGGTCAACCTGCTAGGTGCAATGGGAGACTTTGCAAATGCGTATGCGGAAATTAATTCCGCAATTGAAGAGCATCCAGATTCGAAGCTTTTAGTCTCAACGCGAGTGCTGCTCCTGCTGCAATCAACGGAACCGGATCGCATCGAGCAAGCTGAAAAAGCGATCGAAGAAGCTATCGAAGAATTCGGAGATCAACCGTCTTGGCGAATGTTACAGGCCCAACTCGCCATCAGCAAACTTGCCGATGCTACCGGCAAATCGGAAGAAGCTTCCACCGAGGATGAACAAAAAGCGTCGATTCACTCCGTTCTTGCGGAGATTCGAACACTCGGAGAAGCTCCTGATTCTTACACAATTGACGATCAGGAACTCCTGGAACGCGGATTAGTCAAACAATTGGATAGCTTGCATCAGCTGTATCCTCGCAACGAGGAAATCGAGAAACAGCTGTTGGAGAGCGCGATTCAACTCGCAGATCTGAGGACCGATCGGAACTCCTTCTCGCAGGAACAATTGGAACTGGAAGTCTTCCAGTACGCTGTCGATGCAAATTCGCCTGAGACTCTAGAGAGTCGACTTCAAGTCCTGCGAGACAGAGTTGCTCAAGGACAGGAAAATCTCGATCCACTCCTGGAGTACGGTGAAGCAATGCGACTGGGATCATTAGCCTTTGTGGAGAGCCAGGAGTCTGGCGACTCGATCGCTGAAGATCCACGACTTATAGAAGCAATTCAACATCTCGATAAAGCACTCGAACTTAGACCTGAATGGCGATTGGCCGAATCGATGATTGCCCGTCTGGAAGTTCTAGGTGGGAATTCCGATGTTGCAATCACCATCTACCAGACCATCAGAGACCGCAACGAAGCTGACGCAGAAGTTCTCTACACCCTTGCTCAACTGCTGCAGCA encodes the following:
- a CDS encoding exosortase C-terminal domain/associated protein EpsI, translated to MTSTTKEKTAPTESTEEPSQEQAAQAPKSRFILVGALLLICFVCVQLVSRGYEHSIRPIAQPVSELPTVLGKWTGVDQDELDERTAGVLGADQTLGRTYSSTDGEQASVHLAVWSSIDDVVDPAPHHPETCYTGAGYKVEDRFIEDLETPHGAVRVEYLLLDLNGAKVVTAHWFQIGKDVIVNKNEGRKVHQSLWGSSEWPATVKVLMQISKSSLQDGKLVLDDLIKEVFGWTSRLDQPTQDTSALTSAES
- a CDS encoding exosortase/archaeosortase family protein, which encodes MNLRTSSGSTDFAEGGLSVTQRSALTWAAVFSVFAVLINYSTMVWLVGIWNSNPDYSHGFFVPLISMYLLYHRRELLNGADMGRNSLGATITGIVLIVLALMMKLFGIYSPIITLEAFSLIPLLLGIVVLCAGFKALYWAAPAILFLVFMIPLPRMVSSMMSGQLQSLATICATYALQTFGVPAVSNGNIITLSDQVVGVAEACSGIRMLYSFFALSVGLCLVIDRPIWERIVLCLSAGVIAVLANLFRIVVTALAYEYGDPEFAEKLFHDFAGWMMMPLAMILLWLELQFLSRVFIEDSPRTA
- a CDS encoding AAA family ATPase, whose translation is MSTDVGKPLAANGRSSRGLNNPQAPYLVQNTVSSAPAEEGSGIQLSAIWHAFRRRWALGLLLGILLTPLAIIPWLLMKPQSTAVVQLHIHQDDPMLIFNTADQVQTSAITYKLFLQTQAQLIRSDLNIDQVLGHYEKVAQLPQIQSEPDPIEWIRENLNVMQLPDTELLNVSFRDPDPAAAMLIVNSVVENYYEKYVTADEKKDEKRLEDLQSLYLEKTKELKAARDELVRMAQTAGSGSSESLTLTQQSTLSERETLEKQRHELRFKRMELEAQLFALLETQKHRQSTGEAVPGEDGQPVVTQEPVDPSLRAPLPPLPVGQSSNQWVLTEEILEEEYAFDPEIRRLNEQKEELEEKFQALAKRLQGSGLEKSRQQYESDLAKIDDDLNFRKSLIKRSFKKEYERENRRLQEQFEQDQLAYELDWRRIEAERLRALKAQGTGTLVVGDSGQNQDQLLAQFNEIDLQSRISKIVEQEGLLLEEIKALTARFKNLGESSTDVEMLRGDIASLEQVVSNLAGELERTRVESKSQSKRIEVMALADRAQKDDPKKQLALTIGVGLAGLFAPLILLMWRDITKQHVDDLKTMRLAIGLEHMGGIPRLPMKQLGGKNGKDDKKDMKLQRALSESVRGIVAQLIRRKASENQNCIMVSSATAGEGKTTASVEISRMLARSGQKTVLIDFDLRRPRVHEIFEVDGASGVYDILTGKETLEGASKYIEEDKLTIIPAGNVDSEVYLESYSGMLAEFFATLQEQYDFVIVDCCPVLPVVDARIVSEYVDGVILALTRDVSVVPDAISARDILRSHGATVIGTIVSGHPVRGRYDLYN